From a single Flavobacterium sp. genomic region:
- a CDS encoding diacylglycerol kinase, whose product MKFEKDETLFTGRLKSMVYALKGAFKLITTEHSVMVQSSLAVLMTFAGFYVGINRYEWMMQILVFGLVLGIEGLNTAVEKIADFIHPDFHERIGFIKDIAAGAVFFAALTAIAIGCIIYFPYLF is encoded by the coding sequence ATGAAATTCGAAAAAGACGAAACCCTTTTTACAGGCCGATTAAAAAGTATGGTGTATGCCCTTAAAGGAGCATTCAAATTAATAACAACAGAGCACAGTGTTATGGTGCAATCGTCTTTGGCGGTGCTCATGACATTTGCTGGATTTTATGTAGGCATTAACCGATATGAATGGATGATGCAAATTCTTGTATTTGGCTTAGTTTTAGGAATCGAAGGCTTAAATACTGCAGTAGAAAAAATTGCCGATTTTATTCACCCAGATTTTCACGAACGCATTGGTTTTATTAAAGATATTGCCGCTGGTGCTGTATTTTTTGCAGCTTTAACTGCAATTGCAATCGGATGTATTATTTATTTTCCGTATTTGTTTTAA
- the tpx gene encoding thiol peroxidase: MASITLGGNPIHTNGELPKVGSKATDFNLVKTDLGTATLADFAGSRVVLNIFPSIDTGTCATSVRKFNENASTLENTKVLCISRDLPFAQKRFCGAEGIENVINLSDFKEGSFGKNFGLEITDGPLAGLHSRVVIVLDENGTILHTEQVSEIANEPNYEAALAVL, from the coding sequence ATGGCATCAATTACACTAGGAGGAAATCCAATTCACACAAATGGCGAATTGCCAAAAGTAGGTTCAAAAGCAACCGATTTTAATTTAGTTAAAACCGATTTAGGAACAGCAACCTTAGCTGATTTTGCTGGTTCAAGAGTGGTTTTAAATATTTTTCCAAGCATTGATACGGGAACTTGTGCAACTTCGGTTAGAAAATTTAACGAAAACGCAAGTACGTTAGAAAACACAAAAGTTTTATGTATTTCAAGAGATTTACCTTTTGCTCAAAAACGTTTTTGTGGTGCTGAAGGTATAGAAAACGTAATCAATCTTTCTGATTTTAAAGAAGGTAGCTTTGGTAAAAACTTTGGTTTAGAAATTACCGATGGTCCTTTAGCAGGTTTACATTCGCGTGTAGTAATTGTTTTAGATGAAAACGGAACAATTCTTCATACCGAACAAGTTAGCGAAATTGCAAACGAACCAAATTATGAAGCAGCTTTGGCTGTATTATAA
- a CDS encoding alpha/beta hydrolase: MNLHYLIQEPKIIHEKNPVLILLHGYGSNEEDLFSFAPELPNDSYVISVRAPYDLQPYGHAWYAIHFDADENKFSDNEQAKESVALIASFIEEIVKQYPIDTKNVTLIGFSQGAILSYATALTYPEKIAKVVALSGYFNQDILPEVIDTKAISHLKFFVSHGTVDQVIPVDWARKAKPALENLGLKVAYHEYPIGHGVAPQNFFDFKNWLLR; encoded by the coding sequence ATGAACTTACACTATCTAATTCAAGAACCTAAAATTATACACGAAAAAAATCCAGTATTAATATTACTACATGGCTATGGCAGTAACGAAGAAGATTTATTTTCTTTTGCTCCTGAATTACCAAACGATAGTTACGTGATATCGGTTCGTGCGCCTTATGATTTACAACCGTATGGTCATGCTTGGTATGCCATTCATTTTGACGCAGACGAAAATAAATTTTCTGATAACGAACAAGCCAAAGAATCAGTAGCGCTAATTGCTAGTTTTATTGAAGAGATTGTTAAACAATATCCTATCGACACTAAAAATGTAACTTTAATAGGCTTTAGTCAAGGTGCCATTTTAAGTTATGCTACTGCCCTAACCTATCCTGAAAAAATAGCAAAAGTGGTTGCATTAAGCGGTTATTTCAATCAAGACATCTTACCAGAAGTTATTGATACCAAAGCCATTTCACATTTGAAATTCTTTGTTTCCCATGGTACGGTTGACCAAGTAATCCCAGTTGACTGGGCTCGAAAAGCAAAACCTGCGTTAGAAAATTTAGGTTTGAAAGTAGCTTATCATGAATATCCTATTGGACATGGTGTAGCACCTCAAAATTTCTTTGATTTTAAGAATTGGTTATTACGCTAA
- a CDS encoding dihydroorotase produces the protein MTQVILKQAKIIDASSPFHNQTMDIKIENGTITQIEKEIATTSGFEVVTVPNLHISQGWMDSSVSFGEPGYEDRETIENGLKVAAKSGFTAVALQPNSNPTIDNQAQVRFVLDRAKNQATTLYPIGALTKGSEGTDLAELFDMKNAGAIAFGDYKKALQNANLQKIALQYVQDFDGMVIAFCQDSTLKGIGIANEGIVSTKLGMKGIPALAEELQVARNLFLLEYTGGKLHIPTVSTQGSIQLIKEAKAKGLQVTCSVAVHNLVLNDEILLEFDSRYKVLPPLREEATRKALVEAVLDGTIDCITSDHNPLDIEHKKLEFDLAKDGTIGLESSFGVLQTILPLEVIVNKLVANKLVFNVNNPSIIIGNKADISLFTTANEWIFGKENIQSKSKNSAFLGQKMKGKAIGIYNNGQLIIDNE, from the coding sequence ATGACGCAAGTTATTCTAAAACAAGCCAAAATCATCGACGCTTCAAGTCCGTTTCATAACCAAACTATGGACATCAAAATTGAAAACGGAACGATAACGCAAATAGAAAAAGAAATCGCAACTACTTCTGGTTTTGAAGTAGTGACTGTTCCTAATTTACATATTTCACAAGGTTGGATGGATAGCTCGGTTTCGTTTGGAGAACCAGGCTATGAAGACCGTGAAACCATAGAAAACGGTTTAAAAGTTGCAGCTAAAAGCGGATTTACAGCGGTAGCCTTACAACCGAACTCAAACCCAACCATTGATAATCAAGCGCAAGTACGATTTGTATTGGACAGAGCTAAAAACCAAGCGACAACATTATATCCAATCGGAGCTTTAACCAAAGGAAGCGAAGGAACCGATTTAGCCGAATTATTCGACATGAAAAACGCTGGAGCCATTGCGTTTGGTGATTACAAGAAAGCATTACAAAATGCCAATTTACAAAAAATAGCCTTACAATATGTACAAGATTTCGACGGAATGGTGATCGCATTTTGTCAAGACAGCACGTTAAAAGGAATTGGAATTGCTAATGAAGGCATAGTAAGTACAAAACTAGGCATGAAAGGAATTCCAGCTTTAGCAGAAGAATTGCAAGTCGCACGTAACTTATTTTTATTAGAATATACCGGTGGAAAATTACACATTCCAACAGTTTCTACTCAAGGAAGTATCCAATTAATCAAAGAAGCCAAAGCAAAAGGATTACAAGTTACTTGTAGCGTTGCCGTTCACAATTTAGTCTTAAACGACGAGATTTTATTGGAATTTGATTCGAGATACAAAGTATTGCCTCCATTACGCGAAGAAGCTACTCGTAAAGCTTTAGTAGAAGCAGTATTAGACGGAACAATAGATTGTATCACATCCGATCATAATCCATTAGACATCGAACATAAAAAATTAGAATTCGATTTAGCCAAAGATGGAACCATCGGATTAGAAAGTTCTTTTGGAGTTTTACAAACAATTTTACCACTTGAAGTAATAGTTAATAAATTAGTTGCTAATAAACTGGTTTTCAATGTTAATAACCCTTCAATTATTATTGGAAACAAAGCCGATATTTCACTCTTTACAACAGCTAACGAATGGATTTTTGGAAAAGAAAACATCCAATCTAAATCAAAAAATTCAGCTTTCTTAGGACAAAAAATGAAAGGAAAAGCCATCGGAATTTACAACAATGGACAACTGATAATTGATAATGAATAA
- a CDS encoding VWA domain-containing protein gives MVHLFQLRRFKKEYFTNVKLLKELQIQTRKSSKIKKWLLLATRLLLLTCLILAFAQPFFDAKDNTNKGNELIILLDNSFSMQAKGTKGELLKRSIQELLEELPENQQFSLLTNSEVFWDTDIKSIQKELQNLKYSAMPFQLDYLINQVETKKKNTKKDYVIITDAVQSESKKASDLVENNIVYFIHPEAQNKTNISIDKVVISQVLDQFYELKITLQAFGETENEVPLSVFSNNKAVAKTMAKFENQKTEILITIPKNDFHGIISIEDNSLSYDNDYFLSISKPEKANIIAIGNSDKNNFLSRIFTTDEFNFKSTELATLDYNQIENQEAIVLNELEDLPVALGTTLKSFYEKGGNIVLIPNAKNTPSQLNAFAKNFGGLNYTQLSASTKQITKINFSHPLFQTVFEKKVTNFQYPNVKESFGLSGITNILQYEDNAVFVGSTTNRLGTFYAFSAPINKQNSNFQNAPLIVPTFYNMGQNQGKTGINAYTIGENENLILETILAKDEVVSIQKEGYSFIPMQQILNTKCKLSFGDYPEEAGNFDVIKANNSLKKISFNYPRTESDLTQVTTSNFENFTKVNNITTVLNDIASERTSNEIWKWFIIATLLLLLTELLIQKFVK, from the coding sequence TTGGTACATTTATTTCAATTACGTCGCTTTAAAAAAGAATATTTTACCAACGTAAAACTGCTGAAAGAACTTCAAATTCAAACCCGAAAAAGTTCTAAAATCAAGAAATGGTTGTTGTTAGCGACACGTTTGTTATTGTTAACTTGTTTAATTTTAGCATTTGCCCAACCTTTTTTTGATGCCAAAGACAATACCAACAAAGGAAACGAGTTAATTATCTTGTTAGATAATTCTTTTTCTATGCAAGCTAAAGGCACCAAAGGTGAATTACTGAAACGAAGCATTCAAGAATTGTTAGAAGAATTACCCGAAAACCAACAATTTTCATTGCTTACCAATTCCGAAGTGTTTTGGGATACGGATATCAAATCGATTCAAAAAGAATTGCAAAATTTAAAGTATTCGGCAATGCCATTTCAGTTGGATTACTTGATCAATCAAGTCGAAACCAAAAAGAAAAATACGAAAAAAGACTACGTTATCATCACTGATGCCGTTCAATCCGAAAGCAAAAAAGCATCGGATTTGGTAGAAAATAATATAGTCTATTTCATCCATCCCGAAGCGCAAAACAAAACCAACATCAGTATTGATAAAGTAGTAATTTCTCAAGTGTTAGACCAATTTTATGAATTGAAAATCACGCTACAAGCCTTTGGAGAAACCGAAAACGAAGTACCTCTTTCCGTGTTTAGTAATAATAAAGCGGTAGCCAAAACTATGGCGAAATTTGAAAATCAGAAAACGGAAATTTTAATCACCATTCCTAAAAACGATTTCCACGGAATCATTAGTATTGAAGATAATAGTTTAAGCTATGACAACGATTACTTCTTAAGCATTTCAAAACCGGAGAAAGCGAATATAATCGCCATTGGAAATTCTGATAAAAACAACTTTTTAAGTCGCATTTTTACAACTGATGAATTCAATTTTAAAAGCACCGAATTAGCGACTTTAGATTACAATCAAATCGAAAATCAAGAGGCAATTGTGTTGAATGAATTGGAAGATTTGCCTGTTGCTTTGGGAACAACTTTAAAATCATTTTATGAAAAAGGCGGTAATATTGTTTTGATTCCGAATGCAAAAAATACTCCAAGTCAATTAAATGCTTTTGCAAAAAACTTCGGTGGATTGAATTATACCCAACTTTCCGCTTCAACAAAACAAATCACGAAAATCAACTTTAGCCATCCGCTATTTCAAACTGTATTTGAGAAAAAAGTGACTAATTTTCAATATCCAAATGTAAAAGAAAGCTTTGGTCTATCAGGAATTACGAATATTTTGCAATACGAAGACAACGCAGTTTTTGTGGGTTCAACCACCAATCGCTTAGGAACTTTTTATGCATTTTCGGCACCTATAAACAAACAAAATAGTAACTTCCAAAATGCGCCATTGATAGTTCCCACCTTTTATAATATGGGACAAAATCAAGGCAAAACGGGAATTAACGCTTACACCATCGGAGAAAACGAAAACCTGATTTTAGAAACGATTTTAGCTAAAGACGAAGTAGTTTCGATTCAAAAAGAAGGATACAGTTTCATTCCGATGCAACAAATTTTGAATACCAAATGTAAACTGTCTTTTGGCGATTATCCTGAAGAAGCTGGAAATTTTGATGTCATCAAAGCAAATAATTCGCTAAAGAAAATCAGTTTCAACTATCCAAGAACCGAAAGTGACTTAACACAAGTTACAACTTCCAATTTTGAAAATTTCACGAAAGTAAACAACATAACCACTGTTCTAAACGACATTGCTTCCGAACGCACGAGCAATGAAATTTGGAAATGGTTTATTATTGCAACACTACTATTATTACTCACAGAACTACTAATCCAAAAATTTGTAAAATGA
- a CDS encoding DEAD/DEAH box helicase: MKTFQEFDLPKSLQKALDELGFVHATPIQEKSHAVILSGRDMMGIAQTGTGKTFAYLLPILKQWKFQNNESARIVILVPTRELVVQVAEEVEKLTKYMSVRTLGIYGGVNINTQRKALAQGVDILVGTPGRVMDLGLDGVLRFDELQKLVIDEFDEILNLGFRAQLTSILSMMRGKKQNILFSATMTEEVDAMLDEYFEFPVEVSLAQSGTPLEQIEQIVYQVPNFLTKLNMLKHLVRETETMERVLIFVNNKRIVDLVFETLDEEFSEQFGVIHSNKSQNYRLNTMASFQAGELRGLVTTDIMARGLDISDITHVINLQFTDEPEKYMHRIGRTGRADKTGIAISLVSPSEVESKIEVELLMNTEIKEFPLPEDLKIEERYLDFEKEKKKMKFLLKTPKKEGGEAFHKKKDKNAKVNLGGPGKRKPRKTESRNRNIERKRDEKRKKK, from the coding sequence ATGAAGACGTTCCAAGAATTCGATTTACCAAAATCACTACAAAAAGCATTAGACGAATTAGGTTTTGTTCACGCTACACCTATTCAAGAAAAATCGCATGCAGTTATTCTTTCAGGAAGAGACATGATGGGAATTGCACAAACAGGTACAGGGAAAACCTTTGCTTATTTATTACCTATCCTTAAGCAATGGAAGTTTCAAAATAACGAATCAGCCAGAATTGTTATTTTAGTTCCAACGCGTGAATTAGTAGTACAAGTTGCAGAAGAAGTTGAGAAATTGACTAAATACATGAGTGTACGAACGCTTGGAATTTATGGAGGTGTCAACATCAATACCCAAAGAAAAGCACTAGCACAAGGTGTAGATATTTTAGTAGGAACACCGGGTCGTGTAATGGATTTAGGTTTAGATGGTGTATTGCGTTTCGACGAATTACAAAAATTAGTCATTGACGAATTTGATGAAATCTTAAACTTAGGATTCCGTGCACAATTGACATCCATTTTATCCATGATGCGTGGCAAAAAACAAAACATCTTATTCTCGGCTACTATGACTGAAGAAGTAGATGCAATGTTAGACGAATATTTCGAATTTCCCGTAGAAGTTTCTTTAGCACAAAGCGGAACGCCGTTAGAACAAATTGAACAAATCGTATATCAAGTTCCAAACTTTTTGACCAAATTAAATATGTTAAAACATTTGGTTCGCGAAACCGAAACCATGGAACGTGTGTTGATTTTTGTCAACAACAAACGTATTGTTGATTTGGTTTTTGAAACCTTAGACGAAGAATTTTCAGAGCAATTTGGAGTAATTCACTCCAATAAATCGCAAAATTACCGTTTAAATACGATGGCTTCTTTTCAAGCAGGCGAATTAAGAGGCTTGGTTACAACCGATATTATGGCGCGTGGTTTAGATATTTCGGATATCACACACGTCATCAATTTACAATTCACAGACGAACCAGAAAAATACATGCACCGTATTGGTAGAACGGGTCGTGCCGATAAAACCGGTATTGCCATCAGTTTGGTTTCGCCAAGTGAAGTAGAAAGTAAAATTGAGGTTGAATTGTTAATGAATACCGAGATTAAAGAATTTCCACTTCCCGAAGATTTAAAAATCGAAGAACGCTATTTAGACTTCGAAAAGGAAAAGAAAAAAATGAAATTCTTGTTGAAAACCCCTAAAAAAGAAGGGGGCGAAGCTTTTCACAAGAAAAAAGATAAAAATGCCAAAGTAAACCTTGGCGGCCCAGGAAAACGTAAACCCCGCAAAACCGAATCAAGAAATAGAAACATCGAACGTAAAAGAGACGAGAAGAGAAAGAAAAAATAG
- the hemN gene encoding oxygen-independent coproporphyrinogen III oxidase, which yields MSVSIVQKYNVPGPRYTSYPTVPYWEEEKFHLEDWKRTLLQSFKETNHTEGISLYIHLPFCESLCTFCGCNKRITKRHEVEDPYITAVIKEWKLYCDLFPRKPIIREIHLGGGTPTFFSPENLERLINGILQFATIAPEHEFSFEGHPNNTTKKHLQSLYDLGFRRVSFGVQDYSTTVQEAIHRIQPFHNVAKVTFWAKEIGYTSIGHDLIFGLPFQTITEVKDTIDKTKSLFPDRLAFYSYAHVPWIKGNGQRGFNDEDLPKDDEKRMLYEEGKKQLAQNGYHEIGMDHFALDKDSLYTSFNEGKLHRNFMGYTASKTQLMIGLGVSSISDSWYSFAQNEKTLEDYYTHLEENQLPIFRGHLLTPEDLIIRKHILNLMCQFTTSWKDNSLDFPELSTVLNSLEEMREDGLLTIQNDTITVTEKGKPFVRNICMAFDLRLIRNAPETKLFSMTI from the coding sequence ATGTCAGTCTCTATAGTCCAAAAATACAATGTACCCGGACCCCGTTATACCAGTTACCCAACAGTTCCTTACTGGGAGGAAGAAAAATTCCATTTAGAAGATTGGAAACGAACTTTATTACAATCGTTCAAAGAAACAAATCATACGGAAGGAATAAGTTTGTACATTCACCTACCTTTTTGTGAAAGTTTGTGTACATTTTGTGGTTGTAATAAAAGAATCACTAAACGTCATGAAGTTGAAGACCCTTATATTACGGCAGTCATTAAAGAATGGAAATTGTATTGTGATTTATTTCCAAGAAAACCTATAATTCGAGAAATTCATTTAGGAGGTGGAACGCCAACCTTTTTTTCTCCAGAAAATTTAGAGCGACTTATAAATGGTATTCTCCAATTTGCAACAATTGCTCCAGAACACGAATTTAGTTTTGAAGGTCACCCAAACAATACAACCAAAAAACATTTACAATCGCTATACGACTTAGGATTTAGAAGAGTTAGTTTTGGCGTGCAAGATTATTCAACAACAGTTCAAGAAGCCATACATCGCATTCAACCTTTCCATAATGTGGCAAAAGTTACGTTTTGGGCAAAAGAAATTGGATATACATCAATTGGGCACGACTTAATATTTGGTCTTCCCTTTCAAACAATTACAGAAGTTAAAGACACTATTGATAAAACAAAATCATTATTTCCTGACCGATTAGCATTTTATAGTTATGCCCATGTGCCATGGATTAAAGGCAATGGTCAACGCGGTTTTAATGACGAAGATTTACCTAAAGATGATGAAAAACGTATGTTGTATGAAGAAGGTAAAAAACAATTAGCTCAAAATGGTTACCACGAAATTGGAATGGATCATTTTGCGTTAGATAAAGACAGCTTATATACTTCTTTCAATGAAGGTAAGTTACATCGTAATTTCATGGGCTACACCGCATCTAAAACACAACTGATGATTGGATTAGGTGTTTCTTCTATAAGTGATAGTTGGTACAGTTTTGCACAAAACGAAAAAACATTAGAAGATTATTATACCCATTTAGAAGAAAATCAATTGCCTATTTTTAGAGGACATTTACTTACTCCTGAAGATTTAATTATTAGAAAACATATTTTGAATTTAATGTGTCAATTCACTACTTCATGGAAAGACAACAGCTTAGATTTTCCAGAACTTTCAACAGTGCTAAATAGTTTAGAAGAAATGCGAGAAGATGGTTTACTTACCATTCAAAACGATACCATTACAGTAACCGAAAAAGGGAAGCCTTTTGTTCGAAATATTTGCATGGCTTTTGATTTACGTCTTATTAGAAATGCACCAGAAACCAAGCTGTTTTCAATGACAATATAA
- the trxA gene encoding thioredoxin, producing the protein MNAKFNEIINGNDLVLVDFYAEWCGPCKMMSPILQEVKVNLKDSVKIIKVNVDQHQDLANHFMVRGVPTFMLFKTGKMLWRQSGLLSTKDLIQIISSHLN; encoded by the coding sequence ATGAATGCAAAATTTAATGAAATAATTAACGGTAATGATTTGGTTTTAGTAGATTTTTATGCCGAATGGTGTGGGCCTTGTAAAATGATGTCGCCCATATTGCAAGAAGTTAAAGTAAATCTAAAAGATTCAGTTAAAATTATAAAAGTAAATGTTGACCAACATCAAGATTTGGCGAATCATTTTATGGTGCGTGGAGTACCAACTTTTATGCTGTTTAAAACAGGGAAAATGCTTTGGCGTCAATCAGGTTTGTTGAGCACAAAAGATTTAATACAAATTATTAGTTCTCATTTGAATTAA
- a CDS encoding rhodanese-like domain-containing protein yields the protein MKIKVMSLLFLFLGLTSCLKNHTDGIQVLDVAKYEKKITEPNIQLIDVRTPEEFNEGHIANAVNINFLADDFEANVANLDKEKPVMVYCKSGGRSAKASARLKELGFKNITDLEGGISNWNSADKPTVK from the coding sequence ATGAAGATAAAAGTAATGAGTTTATTGTTCCTGTTTTTAGGATTGACTTCTTGTTTAAAGAATCATACCGATGGGATTCAAGTATTAGATGTGGCTAAGTATGAGAAAAAAATTACTGAGCCAAATATTCAGTTAATTGATGTTCGTACACCCGAAGAATTTAACGAGGGACATATAGCCAACGCTGTCAATATTAATTTTTTGGCGGATGATTTTGAAGCTAATGTTGCTAATTTAGATAAAGAAAAACCTGTTATGGTTTATTGCAAATCGGGTGGAAGAAGTGCTAAAGCTTCTGCAAGATTGAAAGAATTAGGATTTAAAAATATTACAGATTTAGAAGGCGGAATTTCTAATTGGAATAGCGCTGATAAACCAACGGTAAAATAA
- a CDS encoding DUF2892 domain-containing protein, whose amino-acid sequence MLEGIFKWVALGVGAVVIFISSVQFCPLYTLLGVNTCKVKPKLHIN is encoded by the coding sequence ATGTTAGAAGGTATATTTAAATGGGTTGCCTTAGGTGTTGGTGCTGTTGTGATTTTTATCTCTTCAGTGCAGTTTTGTCCACTTTATACTTTGTTAGGAGTTAATACTTGTAAAGTAAAGCCCAAATTACACATCAACTAA
- a CDS encoding tRNA-binding protein has protein sequence MITWHDFEKVEMRVGTILEVQDFPKANKPAYQLTIDFGSELGIKKTSAQITKRYTKEALLGKQIIAVVNFPKKQIADFMSECLVLGSVGEENDIVLLTSDIPVANGLRIG, from the coding sequence ATGATAACTTGGCACGATTTTGAAAAGGTTGAGATGCGAGTAGGAACTATCTTAGAAGTACAAGATTTTCCTAAAGCAAATAAACCAGCCTATCAATTAACGATTGATTTTGGTTCGGAATTAGGAATTAAAAAAACATCTGCCCAAATTACAAAGCGTTACACTAAAGAAGCATTACTTGGCAAACAGATTATTGCAGTTGTCAATTTTCCAAAAAAGCAAATTGCTGATTTTATGAGCGAATGTTTAGTTTTGGGTTCAGTAGGCGAGGAGAATGATATTGTATTGCTGACTTCAGATATTCCTGTAGCAAATGGTTTGCGCATTGGATAA
- a CDS encoding PUR family DNA/RNA-binding protein, whose translation MRENDMLEKEEIFSKVLRAGRRTYFFDVRATKADDYYITITESKKFTEEDGSFHFKKHKIYLYKEDFAAFREILDEMTDFVLDQKGEEVISERHQKDFKRETYGDESDDVKTSESFTNIDFDDI comes from the coding sequence ATGAGAGAAAATGACATGTTAGAAAAAGAAGAAATTTTTTCTAAAGTATTGCGTGCAGGAAGAAGAACGTATTTCTTTGATGTAAGAGCTACAAAAGCAGATGATTACTACATTACCATTACTGAAAGTAAAAAATTCACAGAAGAAGATGGTTCTTTTCATTTTAAAAAACACAAAATTTATTTGTACAAAGAAGATTTTGCTGCTTTTAGAGAAATTTTAGACGAAATGACCGATTTTGTTTTAGATCAAAAAGGAGAAGAAGTGATTTCAGAAAGACATCAAAAAGATTTTAAAAGAGAAACCTATGGTGACGAAAGCGATGATGTAAAAACATCTGAAAGCTTTACCAATATTGACTTCGACGATATTTAA